One genomic window of Catenulispora sp. EB89 includes the following:
- a CDS encoding ABC transporter permease, translating to MTAPTPAGTAVETVELQSAPREGSGRAALVWRRFRRNKMAMVGLVGLVLLFAFAFLGPLLTHWSPADIDLINTQSGPTGDHFFGTDDVGHDMFAQTVNGMQKSLIIGLLVALLSTGSAGLLGTAAAYFGGWWEKVIVWLTDLFLVVPSLLMLIILSPYFQGANWLVLVPMIALFSWMITSRVVRGMTLTIREREFVRAARYMGVPAWTIIRRHIIPNISSILIVDFTLNVGAAIVTESFLSFLGFGIRSPNVSLGTVINDGAQFASTDQWYLFVFPASVLVLIILCVNFIGDGLRDALDPNSTGASAR from the coding sequence ATGACCGCTCCGACCCCCGCCGGTACCGCCGTCGAGACCGTCGAGCTCCAGTCCGCGCCCCGCGAGGGCTCCGGGCGCGCCGCCCTGGTCTGGCGCCGGTTCCGCCGCAACAAGATGGCCATGGTGGGACTGGTCGGCCTGGTGCTGCTGTTCGCCTTCGCCTTCCTGGGCCCGCTGCTGACGCACTGGTCGCCGGCCGACATCGACCTGATCAACACCCAGTCCGGCCCGACCGGGGACCACTTCTTCGGCACCGACGACGTCGGCCACGACATGTTCGCGCAGACCGTCAACGGGATGCAGAAGTCGCTGATCATCGGTCTGCTGGTGGCCCTGCTGTCCACCGGGTCCGCCGGGCTGCTGGGGACCGCGGCGGCCTACTTCGGCGGCTGGTGGGAGAAGGTCATCGTCTGGCTGACGGACCTGTTCCTGGTCGTGCCCTCGCTGCTGATGCTGATCATCCTGTCCCCGTACTTCCAGGGCGCGAACTGGCTGGTGCTGGTGCCGATGATCGCGCTGTTCAGCTGGATGATCACCTCGCGGGTGGTGCGCGGCATGACGCTGACCATCCGGGAGCGCGAGTTCGTGCGGGCCGCCCGGTACATGGGCGTGCCGGCCTGGACCATCATCCGCCGGCACATCATCCCCAACATCTCCTCGATCCTGATCGTCGACTTCACGCTGAACGTGGGCGCGGCGATCGTCACCGAGTCGTTCCTGTCCTTCCTGGGCTTCGGCATCCGCTCCCCGAACGTCTCGCTCGGCACCGTGATCAACGACGGGGCGCAGTTCGCCTCCACCGACCAGTGGTACCTGTTCGTGTTCCCGGCCTCGGTCCTGGTGCTGATCATCCTGTGCGTCAACTTCATCGGGGACGGCCTGCGCGACGCCCTCGACCCCAACTCGACGGGAGCCTCGGCCCGATGA
- a CDS encoding ABC transporter permease, with translation MGAFIVRRLLNYVVLVFVATSLAYLGASTAFHPKDMYLQKNPPTKPVVMYQELNERNENPEKPVFERYAHWVDGVAHGDFGKTWQLDSVNKHFSISVWVTVRLVSVAAVLSAILGILIGSFQAVRQYKFSDHAITFGSYIVFAMPVFVLAPLLKLIAVQVNKAVGGDTPFLQYQGEIDPNATGFFGQLFSRADHLLLPTISLTLGLIAFYSRYQRGQMLDVLGSDFLRTARAKGLTKGRAILKHGVRTAVIPVMTLVTYSTILTFAGAIITERVFGWNGLGSWFTDATNHSDVNSVAVITLFSAVLVLIAGMLSDVITALLDPRVRL, from the coding sequence ATGGGTGCCTTCATAGTTCGCAGGCTTCTGAACTATGTGGTCTTGGTGTTCGTCGCCACGTCCCTGGCGTACCTGGGGGCCTCGACGGCCTTCCACCCCAAGGACATGTACCTGCAGAAGAACCCGCCGACCAAGCCGGTCGTGATGTACCAGGAGCTGAACGAGCGCAACGAGAACCCGGAGAAGCCGGTGTTCGAGCGCTACGCGCACTGGGTCGACGGCGTCGCGCACGGCGACTTCGGCAAGACCTGGCAGCTGGACTCGGTCAACAAGCACTTCTCGATCAGCGTGTGGGTCACCGTGCGCCTGGTCTCCGTCGCGGCCGTGCTCTCCGCGATCCTGGGCATCCTGATCGGGTCCTTCCAGGCGGTCAGACAGTACAAGTTCAGTGACCACGCGATCACCTTCGGGTCCTACATCGTCTTCGCGATGCCGGTCTTCGTGCTGGCGCCGCTGCTGAAGCTGATCGCGGTCCAGGTGAACAAGGCGGTCGGCGGCGACACCCCGTTCCTGCAGTACCAGGGCGAGATCGACCCGAACGCCACGGGCTTCTTCGGCCAGCTGTTCAGCCGCGCCGACCACCTGCTGCTGCCGACCATCTCGCTGACCCTGGGGCTGATCGCCTTCTACAGCCGCTACCAGCGCGGCCAGATGCTCGACGTCCTGGGCTCGGACTTCCTGCGCACCGCGCGGGCCAAGGGCCTGACCAAGGGCCGGGCCATCCTCAAGCACGGCGTGCGCACCGCGGTGATCCCGGTCATGACGCTGGTGACCTACTCCACGATCCTCACGTTCGCCGGCGCGATCATCACCGAGCGCGTCTTCGGCTGGAACGGCCTGGGCTCCTGGTTCACCGACGCCACCAACCACTCGGACGTGAACTCGGTGGCCGTGATCACCCTGTTCTCCGCGGTGCTGGTGCTCATCGCCGGGATGCTCTCGGACGTCATCACCGCCCTGCTCGACCCGCGGGTCCGGCTGTGA
- a CDS encoding dipeptide ABC transporter ATP-binding protein, with the protein MSQNLLLPHSAGRPGERRPTQTGSPLLSVQDLNVTFASEAGDVRAVRGVSYDLHPGEVLGIVGESGSGKSVSSMAILGLLPDNARVTGSVKLDGRELLGLSDKQMSKIRGKDIAMVFQDPLSALTPVFTVGDQIVEALTVHQKLSRDAARKRALELLDVVGIPDPDRRFKNFPHEFSGGMRQRVMIAMAIANDPKVILCDEPTTALDVTIQAQILEALKNAQELTGAAILMITHDLGVVAGFADKVAVMYAGRPVEQGPVDEIYYSPRMPYTIGLLGSIPRLDATAEHGAHGRRPLTPIEGNPPSMVGLPDACPFADRCPIATEICRDSEPELLSAGGNAHLSACHRRADLQSGTIPIDEVYPVPDIPETDLDTVPREQRAPVLAVKGLQKHFPLMRGAVFKRRVGTVKAVDGIDFEIREGETLGLVGESGCGKTTTLLEILELVAPQAGSIAVFGREAANLSGRERMEMRKDIQIVFQDPMASLDPRMPIGEAVAEPLRTHGWSAEKAAARVAELLKLVGLEPYHAARFPREFSGGQRQRICVARALALNPKVVILDEPVSALDVSIQAGVINLLDELRAKLGLSYLFVAHDLSVVRHIADRVAVMYLGRIVEIGDVASVFHAPSHPYTQALLSAIPLPDPRKERERERILLPGDLPSPANVPSGCRFRDRCFKYASLNAAEQAKCRDEDPVIVPRPGREDHAAACHYADALQVV; encoded by the coding sequence ATGAGCCAGAACCTGCTGCTGCCCCACTCCGCCGGGCGTCCCGGCGAGCGTCGTCCGACACAGACCGGCAGTCCGCTGCTGTCCGTGCAGGACCTGAACGTCACCTTCGCCTCCGAGGCCGGCGACGTGCGCGCGGTGCGCGGTGTGAGCTACGACCTGCATCCCGGCGAGGTGCTGGGCATCGTCGGCGAGTCCGGCTCCGGCAAGTCGGTGTCCTCGATGGCGATCCTCGGCCTGCTGCCGGACAACGCCCGGGTCACCGGCTCGGTCAAGCTGGACGGCCGGGAGCTGCTGGGCCTGAGCGACAAGCAGATGTCGAAGATCCGCGGCAAGGACATCGCGATGGTCTTCCAGGACCCGCTGTCCGCGCTGACCCCGGTGTTCACCGTCGGCGACCAGATCGTCGAGGCGCTGACCGTGCACCAGAAGCTGTCCCGCGACGCCGCGCGCAAGCGGGCGCTGGAGCTGCTGGACGTGGTCGGCATCCCGGACCCGGACCGGCGGTTCAAGAACTTCCCGCACGAGTTCTCCGGCGGCATGCGCCAGCGCGTCATGATCGCCATGGCGATCGCCAACGACCCCAAGGTCATCCTCTGCGACGAGCCGACGACCGCGCTCGACGTGACCATCCAGGCGCAGATCCTGGAGGCGCTGAAGAACGCGCAGGAGCTGACCGGCGCGGCGATCCTGATGATCACCCACGACCTCGGCGTGGTCGCCGGCTTCGCCGACAAGGTGGCCGTGATGTACGCCGGCCGCCCGGTCGAGCAGGGCCCGGTCGACGAGATCTACTACAGCCCGCGCATGCCGTACACGATCGGATTGCTGGGCTCGATCCCGCGCCTGGACGCCACGGCAGAGCACGGGGCGCACGGCCGCCGCCCGCTGACCCCGATCGAGGGCAACCCGCCGTCGATGGTGGGCCTGCCGGACGCCTGCCCGTTCGCCGACCGCTGCCCGATCGCGACCGAGATCTGCCGGGACTCCGAGCCCGAACTGCTCTCGGCCGGCGGGAACGCGCACCTGTCGGCCTGCCACCGCCGGGCCGACCTGCAGAGCGGGACCATCCCGATCGACGAGGTCTACCCGGTCCCGGACATCCCGGAGACGGACCTGGACACGGTGCCGCGCGAACAGCGCGCGCCGGTGCTGGCGGTCAAGGGCCTGCAGAAGCACTTCCCGCTGATGCGCGGCGCGGTGTTCAAGCGCCGGGTCGGCACGGTCAAGGCCGTGGACGGCATCGACTTCGAGATCCGCGAGGGCGAGACCCTGGGCCTGGTCGGCGAGTCCGGCTGCGGTAAGACGACGACGCTGCTGGAGATCCTGGAGCTGGTGGCCCCGCAGGCCGGCTCGATCGCGGTGTTCGGCCGCGAGGCCGCGAACCTGTCCGGCCGCGAGCGCATGGAGATGCGCAAGGACATCCAGATCGTGTTCCAGGACCCGATGGCGTCGCTGGATCCGCGGATGCCGATCGGGGAAGCCGTCGCGGAGCCGCTGCGCACCCACGGCTGGTCCGCGGAGAAGGCCGCGGCGCGGGTGGCGGAGCTGCTGAAGCTGGTCGGCCTGGAGCCGTACCACGCCGCGCGCTTCCCCCGGGAGTTCTCCGGCGGCCAGCGGCAGCGCATCTGCGTGGCCCGGGCGCTGGCGCTGAACCCGAAGGTCGTCATCCTGGACGAGCCGGTCTCGGCCCTGGACGTCTCCATCCAGGCCGGCGTCATCAACCTGCTGGACGAGCTGCGGGCCAAGCTGGGCCTGAGCTACCTGTTCGTGGCGCACGACCTGTCGGTGGTCCGGCACATCGCCGACCGGGTGGCCGTGATGTACCTGGGGCGCATCGTCGAGATCGGCGACGTGGCCTCGGTGTTCCACGCGCCTTCGCACCCGTACACCCAGGCCCTGCTCTCGGCGATCCCGCTGCCGGACCCGCGCAAGGAGCGCGAGCGCGAGCGGATCCTGCTGCCCGGCGACCTGCCGTCGCCGGCCAACGTGCCCTCCGGCTGCCGGTTCCGCGACCGCTGCTTCAAGTACGCGTCGCTGAACGCCGCCGAGCAGGCGAAGTGCCGCGACGAGGACCCGGTCATCGTCCCGCGACCGGGCCGCGAGGACCACGCGGCCGCGTGCCACTACGCCGACGCGCTGCAGGTGGTCTGA